From one Bos javanicus breed banteng chromosome 15, ARS-OSU_banteng_1.0, whole genome shotgun sequence genomic stretch:
- the BIRC2 gene encoding baculoviral IAP repeat-containing protein 2 isoform X1 — MEDSTVLSNWTIGNKQKMTYDFSCELYRMSTYSTFPAGVPVSERSLARAGFYYTGVNDKVKCFCCGLMLDNWKQGDNPIEKHKQLYPSCSFIQNLVSVTSLESTSKNASSPMRNSFTHSLSPTLEHGRSFSGSYSNLSPNPTNSRAVEDFSPLRTNPYSYAMSTEEARFLTYQMWPLTFLSPSELARAGFYYIGPGDRVACFACGGTLNNWEPKDDAMLEHQKHFPSCPFLENSLETLRFSISNLSMQTHAARLRTFMYWPSTVSVQPEQLASAGFYYVGRNDDVKCFCCDGGLRCWESGDDPWVEHAKWFPRCEFLIRMKGQEFVSEIQARYPHLLEQLLSTANTSGDENADPPIVHFGPGESSSDDAVMMNTPVVKAALEMGFSRSLVKRTVQSKILTTGENYKTVNDIVSALLNAEDEKREEEKEEEKERQTEETASDDLSLLRRNRMALFQQLTCVLPILDNLLKANVINKQEHDIIKQKTQIPLQARELIDTVLVKGNSAANIFKNCLKEIDPTLYKNLFVEKNMKYIPTDVSGLSLEEQLRRLQEERTCKVCMDKEVSIVFIPCGHLVVCQECAPSLRKCPICRGIIKGTVRTFLS; from the exons ATGGAAGACAGCACAGTCTTGTCAAATTGGACAATTggcaacaaacaaaaaatgacatACGACTTTTCATGTGAGCTCTACCGAATGTCTACATATTCAACTTTCCCTGCCGGTGTTCCTGTCTCAGAAAGGAGTCTTGCTCGTGCTGGTTTTTATTACACTGGTGTGAATGACAAGGTCAAATGCTTCTGTTGTGGCCTGATGCTGGATAACTGGAAACAAGGAGACAATCCTATTGAGAAGCATAAACAACTGTATCCGAGCTGTAGCTTTATTCAGAATCTAGTTTCTGTTACTAGTCTGGAATCTACTTCTAAGAATGCTTCTTCTCCAATGAGAAACAGTTTTACGCACTCATTATCACCCACTTTGGAACATGGTAGATCATTCAGTGGTTCTTATTCCAACCTTTCACCAAACCCTACTAATTCTCGAGCAGTCGAAGACTTTTCCCCATTGAGGACTAACCCCTACAGTTATGCCATGAGTACTGAAGAAGCGAGATTTCTTACTTATCAAATGTGGCCATTAACCTTTCTGTCACCATCAGAATTGGCAAGAGCTGGCTTTTATTATATAGGACCTGGAGACAGGGTAGCCTGCTTTGCCTGTGGTGGGACGCTAAATAACTGGGAACCAAAGGATGATGCCATGTTAGAACACCAGAAACATTTTCCCAGCTGTCCATTTTTGGAAAATTCTCTGGAAACGCTGAGGTTCAGCATTTCAAATTTGAGTATGCAGACACATGCAGCTCGCCTGAGAACATTTATGTACTGGCCATCTACTGTATCAGTTCAGCCCGAGCAGCTTGCAAGTGCTGGTTTCTATTATGTAG GTCGCAACGACGATGTCAAGTGCTTTTGTTGTGATGGTGGCTTAAGGTGTTGGGAATCTGGAGATGACCCATGGGTAGAACACGCCAAATGGTTTCCAAG GTGTGAGTTCTTGATACGAATGAAAGGGCAGGAGTTTGTTAGTGAGATTCAAGCCAGATATCCTCATCTTCTTGAACAg CTCTTGTCAACTGCAAATACTTCTGGAGATGAAAATGCTGATCCACCAA ttgTTCATTTTGGACCTGGAGAAAGTTCTTCAGACGATGCAGTCATGATGAATACACCTGTGGTTAAAGCTGCCTTGGAAATGGGCTTTAGTAGAAGCCTGGTAAAGCGGACAGTTCAGAGTAAAATCCTAACAACTGGAGAGAATTACAAAACAGTTAATGATATTGTGTCAGCACTTCTTAATGCtgaagatgagaaaagagaagaagaaaaggaggaggagaaggaaagacaaaCTGAAGAAACAGCATCAG aTGATTTGTCATTACTTCGGAGGAATAGAATGGCTCTCTTTCAACAGTTGACGTGTGTGCTTCCTATCCTGGATAATCTTTTAAAGGCCAATGTAATTAATAAACAGGAGCATGATATTATTAAGCAAAAAACACAGATACCTTTACAAGCAAGAGAACTGATTGATACCGTTTTAGTTAAAGGAAATAGTGCTGCCAACATCTTCAAAAACTGTCTTAAGGAAATTGACCCTACATTATATAAGAACTTGTTTG tggaaaagaatatgaagtatATTCCAACAGATGTTTCag GTCTGTCCCTGGAAGAGCAGTTGAGAAGGCTGCAAGAAGAAAGAACTTGTAAAGTGTGTATGGACAAAGAAGTTTCTATTGTATTCATTCCTTGTGGTCATCTGGTAGTATGCCAGGAATGTGCCCCTTCTCTAAGAAAATGCCCTATTTGCAGAGGTATAATTAAGGGTACTGTTCGTACATTTctctcataa
- the BIRC2 gene encoding baculoviral IAP repeat-containing protein 2 isoform X2 — protein sequence MEDSTVLSNWTIGNKQKMTYDFSCELYRMSTYSTFPAGVPVSERSLARAGFYYTGVNDKVKCFCCGLMLDNWKQGDNPIEKHKQLYPSCSFIQNLVSVTSLESTSKNASSPMRNSFTHSLSPTLEHGRSFSGSYSNLSPNPTNSRAVEDFSPLRTNPYSYAMSTEEARFLTYQMWPLTFLSPSELARAGFYYIGPGDRVACFACGGTLNNWEPKDDAMLEHQKHFPSCPFLENSLETLRFSISNLSMQTHAARLRTFMYWPSTVSVQPEQLASAGFYYVGRNDDVKCFCCDGGLRCWESGDDPWVEHAKWFPRCEFLIRMKGQEFVSEIQARYPHLLEQLLSTANTSGDENADPPNDLSLLRRNRMALFQQLTCVLPILDNLLKANVINKQEHDIIKQKTQIPLQARELIDTVLVKGNSAANIFKNCLKEIDPTLYKNLFVEKNMKYIPTDVSGLSLEEQLRRLQEERTCKVCMDKEVSIVFIPCGHLVVCQECAPSLRKCPICRGIIKGTVRTFLS from the exons ATGGAAGACAGCACAGTCTTGTCAAATTGGACAATTggcaacaaacaaaaaatgacatACGACTTTTCATGTGAGCTCTACCGAATGTCTACATATTCAACTTTCCCTGCCGGTGTTCCTGTCTCAGAAAGGAGTCTTGCTCGTGCTGGTTTTTATTACACTGGTGTGAATGACAAGGTCAAATGCTTCTGTTGTGGCCTGATGCTGGATAACTGGAAACAAGGAGACAATCCTATTGAGAAGCATAAACAACTGTATCCGAGCTGTAGCTTTATTCAGAATCTAGTTTCTGTTACTAGTCTGGAATCTACTTCTAAGAATGCTTCTTCTCCAATGAGAAACAGTTTTACGCACTCATTATCACCCACTTTGGAACATGGTAGATCATTCAGTGGTTCTTATTCCAACCTTTCACCAAACCCTACTAATTCTCGAGCAGTCGAAGACTTTTCCCCATTGAGGACTAACCCCTACAGTTATGCCATGAGTACTGAAGAAGCGAGATTTCTTACTTATCAAATGTGGCCATTAACCTTTCTGTCACCATCAGAATTGGCAAGAGCTGGCTTTTATTATATAGGACCTGGAGACAGGGTAGCCTGCTTTGCCTGTGGTGGGACGCTAAATAACTGGGAACCAAAGGATGATGCCATGTTAGAACACCAGAAACATTTTCCCAGCTGTCCATTTTTGGAAAATTCTCTGGAAACGCTGAGGTTCAGCATTTCAAATTTGAGTATGCAGACACATGCAGCTCGCCTGAGAACATTTATGTACTGGCCATCTACTGTATCAGTTCAGCCCGAGCAGCTTGCAAGTGCTGGTTTCTATTATGTAG GTCGCAACGACGATGTCAAGTGCTTTTGTTGTGATGGTGGCTTAAGGTGTTGGGAATCTGGAGATGACCCATGGGTAGAACACGCCAAATGGTTTCCAAG GTGTGAGTTCTTGATACGAATGAAAGGGCAGGAGTTTGTTAGTGAGATTCAAGCCAGATATCCTCATCTTCTTGAACAg CTCTTGTCAACTGCAAATACTTCTGGAGATGAAAATGCTGATCCACCAA aTGATTTGTCATTACTTCGGAGGAATAGAATGGCTCTCTTTCAACAGTTGACGTGTGTGCTTCCTATCCTGGATAATCTTTTAAAGGCCAATGTAATTAATAAACAGGAGCATGATATTATTAAGCAAAAAACACAGATACCTTTACAAGCAAGAGAACTGATTGATACCGTTTTAGTTAAAGGAAATAGTGCTGCCAACATCTTCAAAAACTGTCTTAAGGAAATTGACCCTACATTATATAAGAACTTGTTTG tggaaaagaatatgaagtatATTCCAACAGATGTTTCag GTCTGTCCCTGGAAGAGCAGTTGAGAAGGCTGCAAGAAGAAAGAACTTGTAAAGTGTGTATGGACAAAGAAGTTTCTATTGTATTCATTCCTTGTGGTCATCTGGTAGTATGCCAGGAATGTGCCCCTTCTCTAAGAAAATGCCCTATTTGCAGAGGTATAATTAAGGGTACTGTTCGTACATTTctctcataa